The following proteins are encoded in a genomic region of Deinococcus sp. YIM 134068:
- a CDS encoding cation:proton antiporter, translating into MSLGQLLLEIGAVILVLAFVGRAAGRLGITPIPLYLLAGIALGAVVRLGDEPGEFIHIGAEIGAVLLLFTLGLEYTSRELRDNLAANRQVGLLDLALNFTPGLVAGLLLGFPPLAAVLLGGVTYLSSSGIASKVLNDLGRLGNRETPIILAVCVLEDVAMAVYLPVVAALLIGGTLAAVGVNLVVALAAFGLAFFLALRYGHVLSRVLNVQSSEALLLSVFGLVLVVAGAADLLKVSAAIGAFLVGIALSGEVADRTRPLIEPLRDLFAAVFFVFFGLQLDLGTVPGVLLPAVLLAVLTSLTKFVTGWWGAARAGVQTRGRFRAGATLIPRGEFSILIAGLGLSLAPTLGPLAAVYVLLTAILGPILARFDGQVAPLLDRRLREARAG; encoded by the coding sequence GTGTCCCTCGGTCAACTGCTGCTAGAAATCGGCGCGGTCATCCTCGTGCTGGCGTTCGTGGGCCGGGCTGCCGGACGGCTCGGCATCACGCCCATTCCGCTGTACCTGCTCGCGGGCATCGCACTCGGGGCCGTCGTGCGGCTGGGGGACGAGCCGGGGGAGTTCATCCACATCGGGGCGGAGATCGGGGCCGTGCTGCTGCTCTTCACGCTGGGGCTGGAGTACACCAGCCGGGAGCTGCGGGACAACCTCGCGGCGAACCGGCAGGTCGGCCTGCTCGACCTCGCGCTGAACTTCACGCCGGGCCTCGTCGCGGGGCTGCTGCTGGGCTTTCCCCCCCTCGCCGCCGTGCTGCTGGGCGGCGTGACCTACCTGAGTTCCAGCGGCATCGCCAGCAAGGTCCTGAACGACCTGGGTCGCCTCGGCAACCGCGAGACGCCCATCATCCTGGCGGTCTGCGTGCTGGAGGACGTGGCGATGGCCGTCTACCTGCCGGTGGTCGCGGCCCTCCTGATCGGGGGAACGCTCGCCGCCGTGGGCGTGAACCTCGTCGTCGCGCTCGCGGCGTTCGGGCTGGCCTTTTTCCTCGCGCTGCGCTACGGGCACGTCCTGAGCCGGGTGCTGAACGTGCAGAGCAGCGAGGCCCTGCTTCTGAGCGTGTTCGGGCTGGTGCTCGTGGTGGCCGGGGCCGCCGACCTCCTGAAAGTCAGCGCCGCCATCGGGGCCTTCTTGGTCGGTATCGCGCTCTCCGGCGAGGTGGCCGACCGCACCCGTCCCCTCATCGAGCCGCTGCGGGACCTCTTCGCCGCCGTGTTCTTCGTGTTCTTCGGGCTGCAACTCGACCTGGGCACGGTACCGGGCGTGCTGCTCCCCGCCGTCCTTCTGGCCGTGCTGACGAGCCTGACCAAGTTCGTGACGGGCTGGTGGGGCGCGGCGCGGGCGGGCGTGCAGACGCGGGGCCGCTTCCGGGCGGGGGCCACCCTCATCCCGCGCGGGGAGTTCAGCATCCTGATCGCCGGGCTGGGCCTGAGCCTCGCGCCGACGCTGGGGCCGCTCGCCGCCGTGTACGTGCTGCTGACGGCGATTCTGGGGCCGATCCTCGCGCGCTTCGACGGGCAGGTGGCCCCGCTGTTGGACCGAAGGCTGCGGGAGGCGCGGGCGGGTTAG
- a CDS encoding B12-binding domain-containing radical SAM protein, whose translation MSYWRNQIKPLLDAETGTMFKQAPIRVTLAFPNRYSVGMASLGYQVIYRMFNQEEGVACERAFLPDDVDAFERMGQALPTVESGRDAGDCELFALSVSFELDLTNIIRTLDVAGMNPLREERSDNDPIVMIGGPLTSSNPYPLTPFADIIVIGDGEQIVPVVSEALRESQTREDFYDLIDGMPGIFLPARHVHEPTWATAPKELLPAYSQIVTPNSELSNMFLVEAQRGCPRPCTFCLARTMYGPNRNNQAQELLDTIPDWVEKVGLVGAALSDFPHTKYVGRTLTDRGIKLGVSSIRADTVDAELAEILKAGGLRTFTVASDAPSERLRRWLKKGITTEDLTKTAQISRDLGFSGIKVYMMIGLGPENDDDITELISFTKDLAKINRVALGISPFVPKRHTPHFADPFGGVVTIEKRLKRIQKELRTTAELRNVSAKWAWVESVIARGGPEVGMAAYSIYRNESIGAWKKALEEVGWRDEFEANTPAIGLPPGQYEPREVSAHAQGLAV comes from the coding sequence TTGAGTTACTGGCGCAATCAGATCAAACCGCTGCTCGACGCGGAGACGGGCACGATGTTCAAGCAGGCCCCGATCCGCGTCACGCTGGCGTTTCCCAACCGCTACTCCGTGGGGATGGCCTCGCTGGGCTATCAGGTCATCTACCGCATGTTCAATCAGGAGGAGGGCGTCGCCTGCGAGCGGGCCTTTCTCCCCGACGACGTGGACGCCTTCGAGCGCATGGGGCAGGCGCTGCCCACCGTTGAGAGCGGACGCGACGCGGGCGACTGCGAACTGTTCGCCCTGAGCGTGAGCTTCGAGCTGGACCTGACCAACATCATCCGCACGCTGGACGTGGCGGGAATGAATCCTCTGCGCGAGGAACGGAGCGACAACGATCCCATCGTGATGATCGGCGGGCCGCTGACCTCCTCCAACCCGTACCCGCTGACGCCCTTCGCCGACATCATCGTGATCGGCGACGGCGAGCAGATCGTGCCCGTGGTGTCCGAGGCCCTGCGGGAGTCGCAGACCCGTGAGGACTTCTACGACCTGATCGACGGGATGCCCGGCATCTTCCTCCCCGCCCGCCACGTCCACGAGCCGACGTGGGCCACCGCGCCGAAGGAATTGCTGCCCGCCTACAGCCAGATCGTCACGCCCAACTCGGAACTGAGCAACATGTTCCTCGTGGAGGCGCAGCGCGGCTGCCCGCGTCCCTGCACCTTCTGCCTCGCGCGGACGATGTACGGCCCCAACCGCAACAACCAGGCGCAGGAACTCCTCGACACCATCCCCGACTGGGTGGAGAAGGTCGGGCTGGTGGGCGCGGCCCTCTCCGATTTCCCGCACACGAAGTACGTCGGGCGCACGCTGACCGACCGGGGCATCAAGCTGGGCGTCAGCTCCATCCGCGCCGACACCGTGGACGCCGAACTCGCCGAGATTCTGAAGGCGGGCGGCCTGCGGACCTTCACCGTCGCCTCCGACGCCCCCTCCGAGCGCCTGCGCCGCTGGCTGAAGAAGGGCATCACGACGGAGGACCTGACGAAGACCGCGCAGATCAGCCGCGACCTCGGCTTTTCGGGCATCAAGGTCTACATGATGATCGGCCTCGGCCCCGAGAACGACGACGACATCACCGAGCTGATCTCCTTCACGAAGGACCTGGCGAAGATCAACCGGGTGGCGCTCGGCATCAGCCCCTTCGTGCCCAAGCGCCACACGCCGCACTTCGCCGACCCCTTCGGCGGCGTCGTGACCATCGAGAAACGCCTCAAGCGCATCCAGAAGGAGCTGCGGACGACCGCCGAACTCCGCAACGTCTCCGCCAAGTGGGCTTGGGTCGAGTCAGTCATCGCGCGCGGCGGCCCCGAGGTCGGCATGGCGGCCTATTCCATCTACAGGAACGAGAGCATCGGCGCGTGGAAAAAGGCGCTGGAGGAGGTCGGCTGGCGCGACGAGTTCGAGGCGAACACGCCCGCCATCGGCCTGCCCCCCGGCCAGTACGAGCCGCGCGAGGTGAGCGCGCACGCACAGGGGCTGGCGGTGTAG
- the icd gene encoding NADP-dependent isocitrate dehydrogenase, whose translation MTNTRQHVKVPAQGEKITMGGEKLNVPNHPIIPFVEGDGTGPDIWQASVRVLDAAVEVAYGGERKIEWLEVYAGEKSVQVYGEGEWLPQETVDAFDEYLVGIKGPLTTPVGGGIRSINVALRQELDLYACVRPVQYFEGVPSPVKRPGDVNMVIFRENTEDIYAGIEYKAGTPEAAKLRDFLINEMGVTKIRFPDTSAFGVKPVSQEGTERLVRAAIQYAVDNGRKSVSLVHKGNIMKFTEGGFRDWGYDLAKREFGAVEIDGGPWCQLPNGMIIKDVIADNFLQQILLRPTEYDVIATLNLNGDYISDALAAEVGGIGIAPGANINYVTGHAVFEATHGTAPKYAGKNVINPSSVILSGEMMLRYMGWTEAADLILKGLDQTIQQRVVTYDFARNMEGATEVKTSEFGDKIIENMRNA comes from the coding sequence ATGACCAATACCCGGCAGCATGTCAAGGTGCCCGCGCAGGGCGAGAAGATCACCATGGGGGGCGAGAAGCTCAACGTGCCTAATCACCCCATCATCCCCTTCGTGGAGGGCGACGGCACCGGCCCCGACATCTGGCAGGCGTCGGTGCGCGTGCTGGACGCGGCGGTGGAGGTGGCCTACGGCGGCGAGCGCAAGATCGAGTGGCTGGAGGTCTACGCGGGCGAGAAGAGCGTGCAGGTCTACGGCGAGGGCGAATGGCTCCCGCAGGAGACCGTGGACGCCTTCGACGAATACCTCGTCGGCATCAAGGGACCCCTCACCACGCCCGTCGGCGGCGGCATCCGCTCCATCAACGTGGCGCTGCGCCAGGAACTCGACCTCTACGCCTGCGTGCGCCCCGTCCAGTACTTCGAGGGCGTGCCCAGCCCCGTCAAGCGTCCGGGTGACGTGAACATGGTGATCTTCCGCGAGAACACCGAGGACATCTACGCGGGCATCGAGTACAAGGCCGGGACCCCCGAGGCGGCCAAGCTCCGTGACTTCCTGATCAACGAGATGGGCGTCACGAAGATTCGCTTCCCCGACACCTCCGCCTTCGGCGTCAAGCCCGTCTCGCAGGAGGGCACCGAGCGCCTCGTGCGCGCCGCCATCCAGTACGCCGTCGACAACGGGCGCAAGAGCGTGTCCCTCGTCCACAAGGGCAACATCATGAAGTTCACGGAGGGCGGCTTCCGCGACTGGGGCTACGACCTCGCCAAGCGGGAGTTCGGCGCGGTGGAGATCGACGGCGGCCCGTGGTGCCAGCTTCCGAACGGCATGATCATCAAGGACGTGATCGCCGACAATTTCCTCCAGCAGATTCTCCTGCGCCCCACCGAGTACGACGTGATCGCCACCCTCAACCTCAACGGCGACTACATCTCCGACGCCCTCGCCGCCGAGGTGGGCGGCATCGGCATCGCACCCGGCGCGAACATCAACTACGTCACCGGCCACGCCGTCTTCGAGGCGACGCACGGCACGGCCCCCAAGTACGCGGGCAAGAACGTCATCAACCCCTCGTCGGTCATCCTCTCCGGCGAGATGATGCTGCGCTACATGGGCTGGACCGAGGCCGCCGACCTGATCCTCAAGGGGCTGGACCAGACCATTCAGCAACGTGTCGTCACCTACGACTTCGCCCGCAACATGGAGGGCGCGACCGAGGTGAAGACGAGCGAGTTCGGGGACAAGATCATCGAGAACATGCGGAACGCCTGA
- a CDS encoding carbohydrate ABC transporter permease, with amino-acid sequence MTTTPRRESRRAGHVRGGQGARVTVRNTLIAYAFMLPFLALLVLYHTWPVFFGTYLAFTKYNIINPPEWVGLENFRVLAADSQFWSGLKNSLKYILVVPVIQFLSIAVAMLVNRPLRGIGFFRTAYYVPVVTSFAVVGLIWTWMYQQDGPVNAVLRALGLEARGSLLNNPVTALYAVMFVTLWKGIGYYMVLYLAGLQAIGRELEEAAVIDGATRWQVFVNVTLPGLRPTILVCSLLSTISAIKVFEEIYVMTQGGPAGSTYSALFFTFSRAFIDFQYGLAAAAGLIVAVISIFFGLINFKLTRGGKADA; translated from the coding sequence ATGACCACCACCCCACGGCGGGAATCGCGCCGGGCCGGGCACGTCCGGGGCGGGCAGGGGGCGCGCGTCACCGTGCGAAACACCCTGATCGCCTACGCCTTCATGCTGCCGTTTCTCGCCCTGCTCGTGCTGTACCACACCTGGCCGGTCTTTTTCGGCACGTACCTCGCCTTCACGAAATACAACATCATCAATCCGCCCGAGTGGGTGGGGCTGGAGAACTTCCGCGTCCTCGCCGCCGACTCGCAGTTCTGGTCGGGGCTGAAAAACAGCCTGAAGTACATCCTCGTCGTGCCCGTCATCCAGTTCCTGAGCATCGCCGTCGCCATGCTCGTCAACCGCCCGCTACGGGGCATCGGCTTTTTCCGCACCGCGTACTACGTGCCCGTCGTGACGAGCTTCGCGGTGGTCGGCCTGATCTGGACGTGGATGTACCAGCAGGACGGCCCGGTGAACGCCGTGCTGCGGGCGCTGGGGCTGGAAGCGCGCGGCAGCCTGCTCAACAACCCCGTCACGGCCCTGTATGCGGTGATGTTCGTGACGCTGTGGAAGGGAATTGGGTACTACATGGTGCTGTATCTGGCGGGCCTCCAGGCCATCGGGCGCGAGCTGGAGGAGGCCGCCGTGATCGACGGGGCGACCCGCTGGCAGGTCTTCGTGAACGTGACGCTGCCGGGGCTGCGGCCCACCATCCTCGTGTGCAGCCTGCTCTCCACCATCAGCGCGATCAAGGTCTTCGAGGAAATCTACGTGATGACGCAGGGCGGCCCGGCGGGAAGCACGTACAGCGCCCTCTTCTTCACGTTCTCGCGGGCCTTTATTGATTTCCAGTACGGGCTGGCCGCCGCCGCCGGGCTGATTGTGGCAGTCATCAGCATTTTCTTCGGGCTGATCAATTTCAAGTTGACGCGGGGGGGGAAGGCGGATGCTTAA
- a CDS encoding carbohydrate ABC transporter permease has translation MLKEAVSRQPSAISPTYAELRARRRRKDLLANTLAYGVLVLIALIMLYPFYWTLITSFEPTGDIYRAKLWPSGFSLRNYAEVFRGTTVPFWRLVLNSVIICTLGVTLTVTLAALAAYPLAKMRFPGRDLIFYAILVLMVLPNEAGLIVNYITTIKLGLLQQTNPVLDAVRQYSAVVLPGIASIVGLFLLRQAYLGVPIELIEAARIDGARELTIWRRIMLPLALPTIVAFAILEFVAYWNSFLWARIMLPDKELMPLSAGLLELSGTFSTNSRAVMAGAVLTILPILVIFAFGQRYFMKGIEGAVKG, from the coding sequence ATGCTTAAGGAAGCTGTCAGCCGTCAGCCGTCAGCGATCAGCCCGACCTATGCGGAACTCAGGGCGCGCAGGCGGCGCAAGGACCTCCTCGCCAACACGCTCGCCTACGGCGTCCTCGTCCTCATCGCGCTGATCATGCTCTACCCGTTCTACTGGACGCTGATCACGAGTTTCGAGCCGACGGGGGACATCTACCGGGCGAAGCTGTGGCCGAGCGGCTTCAGCCTCCGCAACTACGCCGAGGTGTTCCGGGGGACGACGGTGCCGTTCTGGCGGCTGGTCCTGAACTCGGTCATCATCTGCACGCTGGGCGTCACGCTGACGGTCACGCTGGCGGCGCTCGCCGCGTATCCGCTCGCCAAGATGCGCTTTCCGGGGCGCGACCTGATCTTCTACGCCATCCTCGTGCTGATGGTCCTGCCGAACGAGGCGGGCCTGATCGTCAACTACATCACGACAATCAAACTGGGGCTGCTCCAGCAAACAAATCCCGTGCTGGACGCCGTGCGCCAGTATTCGGCGGTTGTGCTGCCGGGTATCGCGAGCATCGTCGGGCTGTTCCTGCTGCGGCAGGCGTACCTCGGCGTGCCCATCGAACTGATCGAGGCCGCGCGCATCGACGGGGCCAGGGAACTGACGATCTGGCGGCGCATCATGCTGCCGCTCGCGCTGCCGACCATCGTGGCCTTCGCCATTCTGGAGTTCGTGGCGTACTGGAACTCCTTCCTGTGGGCGCGCATCATGCTGCCCGACAAGGAGTTGATGCCGCTCTCGGCGGGGCTGCTGGAGCTGTCGGGCACCTTCTCCACCAACTCGCGCGCGGTGATGGCGGGGGCGGTCCTGACGATCCTGCCCATTCTGGTGATCTTCGCCTTCGGGCAGCGGTACTTCATGAAGGGCATCGAGGGAGCGGTGAAGGGGTGA
- a CDS encoding FAD-dependent oxidoreductase yields MTLPYRTEPRTWDVLVAGGGTAGAIAGIAAARAGARVLVVEAQGSLGGTGTNAWVTPLMRNVSAGRNLNRGLTDELKARLHARGDGATDAGGNDNWFNPEGMKFVLENMLLEAGGEVLYHTQVVSPLLSPLSPGGRGAGGEGALASTPKNITALVVHNKGGLQALKAGVFIDSTGDADVAAGAGVPFHAGDEDGIHQAMSLRFTLAGVDTGRLCAFLNANGQGQTSADFLHFWMVWGKKSTLEPLFREAVAAGVLEERDGDYFQGFSVPGRPGEISFNCPRIRADLNDGANPWHLSAAQTDGRAAIDRLTAFCRKYLEGCESAYIGTVAPMVGVRETRRIQGDYTLTLEDILECRRFPDSICRNHYPVDIHSVRGGARLLHERDGVAPYFAPDAYHEIPYRAIVPQGVSNLLVPGRAASSTFEAQSAIRVQQNCHTMGEAAGLAAAWAARDHGGEVRAVDVGALQSEMRRLGGNV; encoded by the coding sequence ATGACCCTCCCCTACCGCACTGAACCCCGCACCTGGGATGTCCTCGTCGCCGGGGGCGGCACCGCCGGGGCGATCGCGGGCATCGCCGCCGCGCGGGCCGGGGCGCGGGTCCTCGTCGTGGAGGCACAGGGCAGCCTGGGCGGGACGGGGACGAACGCCTGGGTCACGCCGCTGATGCGGAACGTCTCGGCGGGGCGGAATCTCAACCGGGGGTTGACGGACGAGCTGAAGGCCCGCCTCCACGCACGGGGCGACGGCGCGACCGACGCGGGCGGCAACGACAACTGGTTCAACCCCGAGGGCATGAAGTTCGTGCTGGAGAACATGCTGCTGGAGGCGGGCGGCGAGGTGCTGTATCACACACAGGTCGTCTCGCCACTTCTTTCTCCCCTCTCCCCCGGTGGGAGAGGGGCCGGGGGTGAGGGGGCGCTCGCCTCGACTCCGAAGAACATCACCGCCCTCGTCGTCCACAACAAGGGCGGATTGCAGGCGCTCAAGGCGGGCGTCTTCATCGACTCGACCGGGGACGCGGATGTGGCAGCGGGGGCGGGCGTCCCCTTCCACGCGGGCGACGAGGACGGCATCCATCAGGCGATGAGCCTGCGCTTCACGCTCGCGGGAGTGGACACGGGGCGGCTGTGCGCCTTCCTGAACGCGAACGGGCAGGGGCAGACTTCAGCCGACTTCCTCCACTTCTGGATGGTGTGGGGCAAGAAATCCACGCTCGAACCCCTCTTCCGGGAGGCGGTGGCGGCGGGCGTATTGGAGGAGCGCGATGGCGACTACTTTCAGGGCTTCTCCGTGCCGGGGCGACCGGGCGAGATCAGCTTCAACTGCCCTCGCATCCGCGCCGACCTGAACGACGGGGCGAATCCGTGGCACCTCAGCGCGGCGCAGACGGACGGGCGGGCGGCCATCGACCGTCTCACCGCCTTCTGCCGGAAGTATCTGGAGGGGTGCGAGTCCGCCTACATCGGCACCGTCGCCCCGATGGTCGGCGTGCGGGAGACGCGACGCATCCAGGGCGATTACACGCTGACGCTGGAGGACATTCTGGAGTGCCGCCGCTTCCCGGATTCGATCTGCCGCAACCACTACCCGGTGGACATCCATTCGGTGAGGGGCGGGGCGCGGCTCCTGCACGAGCGCGACGGGGTGGCCCCCTACTTCGCCCCGGACGCCTACCATGAGATTCCCTACCGGGCCATCGTGCCGCAGGGGGTCTCCAACCTGCTCGTGCCGGGGCGGGCGGCGTCCAGCACGTTCGAGGCGCAGTCGGCCATCCGTGTGCAGCAGAACTGTCACACGATGGGCGAGGCGGCGGGGCTGGCGGCGGCGTGGGCGGCGCGGGACCACGGGGGCGAGGTGCGCGCGGTGGACGTGGGCGCGTTGCAATCGGAGATGCGGCGGCTGGGGGGGAATGTTTGA
- a CDS encoding alpha/beta hydrolase family protein, producing the protein MTGQPFHPADPHATPMHEGTPYLVERRVLAGVPVLIERPAEASDVRAFCLVYHGAWAAKEGKLGVYSALTARGGAVVIPDAALHGERVGDTPPGLNAREYVWESVRRTVAEAPALLDALAEAFGPRPLFVVGSSMGGYVAQTLVRTERRVTRAAALITSGVWQEPEVRGPELRAFLDDHRPVTHAADAPPTPLLLASGDSDPTFPLSAHHVPTAAVYSEVYARAGHPDAFREIVLPGVGHYTSRAMRDEVLRFFLTDWPA; encoded by the coding sequence GTGACCGGGCAGCCCTTCCACCCCGCCGACCCCCACGCCACGCCCATGCACGAGGGCACGCCGTACCTCGTCGAGCGGCGGGTGCTGGCGGGCGTGCCCGTGCTGATCGAGCGGCCCGCTGAAGCCTCCGACGTGCGCGCTTTTTGCCTCGTCTACCACGGGGCGTGGGCCGCGAAGGAGGGCAAGCTGGGCGTCTACTCGGCGCTGACGGCGCGGGGCGGGGCGGTCGTCATCCCCGACGCGGCACTGCACGGCGAGCGGGTGGGCGACACGCCGCCCGGCCTGAACGCCCGCGAGTATGTCTGGGAGAGCGTGCGGCGCACGGTGGCGGAGGCTCCGGCGTTGCTGGACGCATTGGCGGAGGCGTTCGGTCCGCGTCCCCTCTTCGTCGTGGGGTCCAGCATGGGCGGGTACGTGGCGCAGACCCTCGTCCGCACCGAGCGTCGGGTGACGCGAGCGGCGGCCCTCATCACGTCCGGGGTGTGGCAGGAGCCGGAGGTGCGGGGGCCGGAACTGCGCGCCTTTCTGGACGACCACCGCCCCGTCACGCACGCGGCGGACGCCCCGCCCACCCCCCTGCTGCTGGCGAGCGGGGACAGCGACCCGACCTTCCCCCTCTCCGCACACCACGTCCCGACCGCCGCCGTGTACAGCGAGGTCTACGCGCGGGCGGGCCATCCCGACGCCTTCCGCGAGATCGTCTTGCCCGGCGTCGGGCACTACACGAGCCGGGCGATGCGGGACGAGGTGTTGCGCTTCTTTCTGACAGACTGGCCCGCGTGA
- a CDS encoding DUF4127 family protein has translation MTRLLLIPPDTRPPTLDLPTGLARMTGAEVRVPPAAALPNFFTPGDTGALRDWLLAEVGDADALVVCLETLCLGGMIPARRVSDPLETALERLGALREAKRLNPDLRVYAFGVIVRVAHDNDPHEEKPYYGEWGRELRAYSTAFDRHARHGEGERAALETAQAALPAEILADWLGTRERNRALHLAALDLLADGTLAHLCLTLDDTTPYGLAAADRRMLEARADELGVWERLDVYPGADEVPCALVARALRPERVRAWVRYSGVNGAGAELIYEDRPAGELVRAHLRAAGCTVADTPAEADFILAVNTPGTRQSSSQPDFATVDTPHRSLPAFVDSLRDDLAAGRAVSLADIAYPNGAEKRLWTMLQGLPLAQLAGYSAWNTAGNTLGSAVAFGKLARLVRDRAAHVEALFSRMVDDALYQAFTRAEVRARLDNPSPFDLGEQRETAEAYLQEIIMPRIHDLWNAHFSREDLHLEVGTPHLAWPRLFTGVFPLRVRGG, from the coding sequence GTGACCCGCCTGCTCCTCATCCCGCCCGACACGCGCCCGCCGACCCTCGACCTTCCCACCGGGCTGGCGCGCATGACGGGGGCCGAGGTCCGCGTGCCGCCCGCCGCCGCGCTGCCAAACTTCTTCACACCGGGAGACACGGGGGCGCTACGCGACTGGCTGCTGGCCGAGGTCGGGGACGCCGACGCCCTCGTCGTGTGCCTGGAGACGCTGTGCCTCGGCGGCATGATTCCGGCGCGGCGGGTGTCCGACCCGTTGGAGACGGCGCTGGAACGGCTGGGGGCGCTGCGGGAGGCGAAGAGGCTGAACCCCGATCTGCGCGTTTACGCCTTCGGGGTGATCGTGCGGGTGGCCCACGACAACGATCCGCACGAGGAGAAGCCGTACTACGGCGAGTGGGGGCGCGAACTGCGGGCGTACTCCACGGCCTTCGACCGCCACGCGCGACACGGCGAGGGCGAGCGAGCGGCGCTGGAGACGGCGCAGGCGGCCCTTCCGGCGGAGATTCTGGCCGACTGGCTGGGCACCCGCGAGCGCAACCGGGCGCTGCACCTCGCGGCGCTGGACCTGCTGGCGGACGGGACGCTGGCGCACCTGTGCCTCACGCTGGACGACACGACCCCCTACGGCCTCGCCGCCGCCGACCGCCGGATGCTGGAGGCGCGGGCGGACGAACTGGGCGTCTGGGAGCGGCTGGACGTGTACCCCGGCGCGGACGAGGTGCCGTGTGCGCTCGTGGCGCGGGCGCTGAGGCCGGAGCGGGTGCGGGCTTGGGTGCGCTACAGCGGGGTGAATGGGGCGGGCGCGGAGCTGATCTACGAGGACCGTCCGGCGGGTGAACTCGTGCGGGCGCACCTGCGGGCGGCGGGCTGCACCGTGGCCGACACGCCCGCCGAGGCCGACTTCATCCTCGCGGTGAATACGCCGGGCACGCGGCAGTCAAGCTCCCAGCCCGACTTCGCCACGGTGGATACGCCGCACCGTTCCCTCCCCGCCTTCGTGGACAGCCTGAGAGACGACCTCGCGGCGGGGCGTGCGGTCAGCCTCGCGGACATCGCGTACCCGAACGGGGCTGAAAAAAGGCTATGGACGATGCTGCAAGGGCTGCCCCTCGCCCAACTGGCAGGCTACAGCGCGTGGAATACGGCGGGGAACACGCTGGGGTCGGCGGTCGCCTTCGGCAAGCTCGCGCGCCTCGTGCGGGACCGGGCGGCGCATGTTGAGGCCCTCTTCTCCCGCATGGTGGACGACGCGCTGTATCAGGCGTTCACGCGGGCGGAGGTCCGCGCCCGGTTGGACAATCCCAGCCCCTTCGACTTAGGAGAACAGAGGGAGACGGCGGAGGCGTACTTGCAGGAGATCATCATGCCCCGGATTCATGACTTGTGGAACGCGCATTTCTCCCGCGAGGACCTGCATTTGGAGGTCGGGACCCCGCACCTCGCCTGGCCCCGGCTGTTCACGGGCGTCTTTCCGCTGAGGGTCAGGGGCGGTTAG
- a CDS encoding ROK family protein: MTPTDPSSSSPLLALDIGGTSIRAALIERGRVTERLEVPTPRPAVPDAVIASALGLATPLAPRASALGVACAGAVAGGRVTATATHTFPGWTDIALAERLGDGLGLPCAALNDARAAAWGEFAAGAGRGTSEFMFVTVSTGVGAGLVLGGRLHLAGNGLDAELGFVSVPARWGAGVEVPALGPLGPLEFETSGTALGEQARRLGHTDARALCDAAENGNAVAEAAYAHSAALIGWKVADVAALLGVTRVALGGSVGLRPGYLARVREALAHFPARYQPEVVHAELGADAGLIGAALWAERVGE, from the coding sequence GTGACCCCGACCGACCCTTCCTCTTCCTCTCCCCTCCTCGCCCTCGACATCGGCGGCACGTCCATCCGCGCCGCGCTGATCGAGCGTGGGCGCGTCACCGAACGGCTGGAGGTCCCGACGCCCCGGCCCGCCGTGCCCGACGCGGTGATCGCCTCGGCCCTCGGTCTCGCCACCCCCCTCGCCCCGCGAGCATCGGCCCTCGGCGTGGCGTGCGCGGGTGCGGTGGCGGGCGGGCGCGTGACGGCGACGGCGACGCACACCTTCCCCGGCTGGACGGATATTGCGCTGGCGGAACGGCTGGGGGACGGGCTGGGCCTGCCGTGTGCGGCCCTCAACGACGCCCGCGCCGCCGCCTGGGGCGAGTTCGCCGCCGGGGCGGGACGTGGGACGAGCGAGTTCATGTTCGTCACCGTCAGTACGGGGGTCGGGGCGGGTCTCGTCCTCGGTGGGCGGCTGCACCTCGCGGGCAACGGGCTGGACGCCGAACTCGGCTTCGTGAGCGTGCCCGCCCGCTGGGGAGCCGGGGTGGAGGTTCCCGCCCTCGGCCCGCTCGGCCCGCTGGAGTTCGAGACGAGCGGCACGGCGCTGGGTGAGCAGGCGCGGCGGCTGGGCCACACGGACGCGCGGGCGCTGTGCGACGCCGCCGAGAATGGGAACGCGGTGGCGGAGGCCGCTTATGCCCACTCCGCCGCCCTCATCGGCTGGAAGGTTGCGGACGTGGCCGCGCTGCTGGGGGTCACGCGGGTCGCCCTGGGTGGGAGCGTCGGCCTGCGCCCCGGCTACCTCGCGCGGGTGCGGGAAGCCCTCGCCCACTTCCCCGCCCGCTACCAGCCGGAGGTGGTTCACGCCGAGTTGGGCGCGGATGCCGGGCTGATTGGCGCGGCGCTGTGGGCGGAGAGGGTCGGGGAGTGA